Part of the Planctomycetota bacterium genome is shown below.
AACGTCGCCAGCGTCTCGGACGCGGCGAAGGTTCCAAGGGCAAGACCAGCGGTCGCGGCCACAAGGGTGCCCGCTCCCGCACCGGTTCCCACATCCGCGTCGGCCACGAGGGTGGTCAGACCGAGCACGCGAAGCGCTTTGGTCAGCGCGGGTTCTCGAACTTCAAGTTCGAAACCCGCTACCACATCGTCAACCTCTCGTCGCTCGAGAAGAAGTTCGACGCCGGCAAGATCGTCGACGCCGCCGCGTTGCAGGAAGCCGGTCTTGTTCCGGACGGCAAGCTCGGCGTGAAGATTCTCGGCAACGGCGAGTTGACCAAGGCG
Proteins encoded:
- the rplO gene encoding 50S ribosomal protein L15; translation: MSVGHEITKGLKHKRRQRLGRGEGSKGKTSGRGHKGARSRTGSHIRVGHEGGQTEHAKRFGQRGFSNFKFETRYHIVNLSSLEKKFDAGKIVDAAALQEAGLVPDGKLGVKILGNGELTKALTILAHKFSGSAQKKIEAAGGTCQNPAGEAYAAAVEEAPAAETSTDETPASE